AAGACCAGGCGCATCAGATCACCGTCCCACGCCGAAGATGCCCCGGCCGTGCGGGCTCTCCTTGACGGTGGGGGGCTTGGCGGCGTCGTACCACTCGGCGGCGCGGATCTGCTTCATCGCGTCCTTGCGGCCGGCCGAGTCCAGGCGGTCCAGGAACAGCACGCCGTCCAGGTGGTCGGTCTCGTGCTGCACGCAGCGGGCCATCAGGCCGGTGCCGACCAGCTGGACCGGCTCGCCGTGCTCGGAGAAACCGTTGGCCACCACGTTCTGCCGGCGCTTGGTGTCGATGTAGATGCCCGGGATGGAGAGGCAGCCCTCGGGGCCGTCCTGCTCCTCCTCGTCCGGGAACGACAGCACCGGGTTGACGATGTGCCCGACCACGTCGTCCACGTCGAAGGTGAACACGCGCAGGCCGACGCCGAGCTGCGGGGCGGCCAGGCCGGCGCCGCCCTCGTCCAGCATCGTGTCGGTCAGATCCTTGACCAGCTTGCGCAGTTCCTTGTCGAAGTCGACGACCGGGTCGGCCGCAGTGCGCAGCACCGGATCGCCGAACAGACGGATGGGCTGGACGGTCACGCGGCGGAACTCCTAAATCTTGAAAGACGGCCAGGACGTGTTTCGGAATCCGGCCGGGCCGCGCCGCGGCCCCGATCGGGGCTCGAAACGCGTCCCGGGACAGTCTACGGACCTAGAAGAGGTCGGCCGGGTCCACCTGGATGCGGACCGGCACCGCCGCCTTGCGGGCGCTGCGCACGCCGGCGGCCACGTGCAGGGCGTGCGCCAGGTCGGCGGCCCGGGACCGGGACACCCGCAGCAGCATCCGCTCCTGCTCGTCACCGGCCGGGACCGGGCCGAGCTGCTCGGTGCCGTCCGGCAGCTCGGCGATGGTGAGCAGCTCGGCGACGGCCGGAGCCGGGCCGGTGACGCTGGCCATCCGGGCCGCCGGGGGGAAGCCCAACTCGCGGCGTTCGGCCAGCTCACGGGCGGCGAACCAGCCCGGGTCCCAGCGCAGCAGGGCCTGCACCGGGGCGAGGGAGCCGTCGGTGACCACGACCACCTTGCCGCCCTGCGGGCCGGGGCGGGCCAGGGCCGACGCGTTCAGCCAGCGCCGCATGGTCTCCTCGGCGGCCCGCAGGTCGGCCCGGCTCAGCAGCGCCCAGGTGTCCAGGAGCAGGACCGTGCCGTAGCCGCCCGCGGCCACCGGCTCGGCGCCCGGGGTGGCGACGACCATGGCCGGCTCGCCGGGAACCGTGTCCAAGATCTCGTCCCGCCCGGAGGTGCGCACCGGCACACCCGGAAAGGCCCGGCCCAGCTCCTCAGCGGTGCGCCGGGCCCCGATGATCGAGGCGCGCAGCCGGCGCTCGCCGCAGACCGGGCACTGATAGGCCGGGAAGTTGCGCCCGCACCACAGGCAGACCGGCACGTCGCGGGCGCTGTGCAGGGCCAGCGGACCGGAGCATTTCGGGCAACGGGCCGGGTTCCGGCACTCGACACAGGCCACGGCGGGCAGATAGCCCCGGCGCGGCACCTGGACCAGCACCGGGGCGCCGGCCTGCAACGCGGAGCGGGCCGCCTGCCAGGCCACGCTGGGCAGGCGGGCGGTCACCGCGCCGGGGTCGCGGGCCAGCTGCGGGTCGTCGCCGGTCGGCGAGATCACCGGCTGGCGGCGGCGCAGCACGCCCCGGTCCGCGACGATCTCCCGGGCCCAGCCGGTCTCCAGCAGGAGCTGGCCCTCCCCGGTCCGGGCGAAGCCGCCGACCAGCGCCGCGCAGTCGGCCAGCCGGGCGCGGGTGAGCAGCACGTCGCGGGCGTGCGGGTAGGGCGAGCGGGGCTCGGCGTGCAGGTCGTCACCGTCGTCCCAGATCACCACGAGGCCGAGGGCGGCGACCGGGGCCCACATCGCCGCCCGGGTGCCGGCGACCACCGGGACCTGGTGCCGGCTGGCGGCGAGGAAACGGCGGTAGCGCTCGGCCGGGCCGAGTGCCGCGTTCAGCGCGACGTGCCGGCCGGGGCCGAGCACCTCGGTGAGCGCCCGGTCGACGCGGTCCAGGTCGCGCGCGTCGGCGACCACGATGACCACGCCGCGGCCGGCGCGCACGGTGGCGGCGGCCGCCTCGGCGATCCGGACCGGCCAGTCCTCTCCCGGCAGCGCTGACCACACGGCTCGGGCGGGACGGCCGTCCTCCAGGGCCCGCAGATAGGCCGGGCCCGCCGCGTAGGAGTCCCAGCCGCCGGGAGCGGGCGGCCGGAATGCGGGCTCGCTCTCAGGCAGAACCGACTCGCTCCCACCGGCATCATCCGCCGGCCCGCCTCCGCCCGCATCGTCCGCCGGCCCGCCTCCGCCCGCATCGTCCGCCGGCCCGCCTCCGCCCGCGTCATCCGCGGCCCCGGGCCTGTCTTTCGCCGCCTGGGTCTCCACGCGCGCATGCCGTGGCGGCACCGCCAGGCGCAGCACGTCGGCCAAACTCCCCGCATAGCGATCCGCAACCGCCCGCGCCGCCCGCACCACCTCCGGATCCAGCACCCGCTCCGGCGAGACGACCTTTTCCAGGAAGGCCAGCCGTCCCTGATGATCCGAGGCCTCGGCCCGCCCGAGCAGGAACCCGCTCACCAACTGCCCGGCGAACCGGACCTTGACCCGCACCCCCGGCTGCGCCGCCTCGTCATCGGCCGAGGAGACCAGATAATCGAACGGCCGATCCAGGTGCGGCAACGGCAAGTCGACACACACCCGGGCCACCGGCAGACGCTCCGCCGGCTCCCGCTCCCCACGCACACTCTTGGTCCCCATCGCCGAACATTCTGCCCGCCCCCTCTGACAATCCCCGGCGAGGCGAGGTCATGGGGTCACGTGGGCCAGGCAGTTCACCGTCTCGGCGCGCCGGTCGATCGCGACGATCCGGGAAGCGCAGTCCACCCAGGTCCCCGGCTGGCCCCCACGGCGCTATCCCCTGTCCGGACAGAGCCGTGGAAACCAGCCCGACCTCCCGAGCTGGCCCCTACAGCCCTAACGCACGGCCGGACAGGGCCGTGGAAGCCAGCCCGACCACCCCAGCTGGCCCTCACAGCCCCATCGCATGTCTCAACAGGGCCATGGAAACCAGCCCGACCACCCCAGCTGGCCCTCACAGCCCCATCGCATGTCTCAACAGGGCCATGGAAACCAGCCCGACCACCCCAGCTGGTCCCCACGGCCCCATCGCACGGCCGAACAGGGCCATGGAAACCAGCCCGACCACCCGAGCTGGTCCCCACGGTCCCATCGCATGTCTCAACAGGGCCGTGGAAGCCAGCCCGACCACCCCAGCTGGCCCCCACAGCCCTACCGCATGGCCGAACAGGGCCATGGAAGCCAGCCCGACCACCCCAGCCGGCCCCTACGGCCCCATCGCACGGCCGAACAGGGCCATGGACGCCAGCCCGACCACCCGAGCTGGCCGGTACGGCCCCATCGCACGGCCGGACAGGGCCGTGGGGACCAGCCGGGACCACGCGCGGTCAGAGCCCGGCCAGATCCAAGCCCAGGGTCACCGCCCCACCGGCCACGATCAGGGCGGTGATCAGGTTCACCCGAGCGATCGGCCCACCGGTCCGCCGGGCGGCACGGTGATAGAGCATTGCCCCGGCCAGCAGCAACGCCGCCTCGATCGCCGCGGTCAGGACGTGGTGCTGCCAGAGCCCGAACCCGAGCCGCGGCAGATCGCCGAGGTCCCCGGGCAGCACCGGCATGTCGGCCCGGTGGACCAGCAGGTCGAGGACCCAGTGCGAGAACACGACCGCGCCGATCGTCAGCCCGCCGAGCCGCCCCCACCAGCGGATGCAGAGCCACCCGGTCAGCCCGGCGATCAGCAGCGCCCCGGCCAGCGAGTGCGTCCAGTCGGCGTGGATGATCCCGTCCCCGTACCCGCCGTCGGTGCCGGGAGCGTCCTCGAAGCCCTCGACCCCGGCCAGCACCAGCGGGACGAAGAGGACGTCGAGCCAGACCGTGGCCAGCATCAGCGCCCAGAGCGGAACCTGCCGCGCCCCGGACTTCACGCCGGCCGCCAGTCCGAAGTGTCCGGTGATCATCGGGCGCCGCCCCACGGGAGCTTCGCGTCGAGCACGCCGACGACGGCGGCGAAGAAGATCGTGCCGAGGAAGAACGACATCGGGAACCCCTCTTAAGTGAACTCTAGTTGCGTTAGGATGACGATAGAGGCACGATCGCCATTAATGCAACTGGAGTTTCGTTTGACTGCGAGCAGACCCGGCGGGCGCACCGCACGGACGGCCGAGGCGGTGACCGCGGCGCTCACCGCCGAGCTGCTGGAGGTGGGTTACGCGGGGACGTCGATCGACCGGATCGCCCGCCGGGCCGGCGTGGCGAAAACCACCGTCTACCGGCGCTGGGGCACGGTCGGGCAGCTGGTGGTGGACGTGTTCGCGGGGATCGCCGGCCAGCAGGTGCCGGTGCCGGACACCGGATCGCTCGAGGGCGACCTGCGCGAGCTGGCCCGCAGCACGATCACCATGCTGCGCGAGCCGGAGAGCCGGGCGGTCTTCGACATCGTGGTGGGCGAGGCGATCCACGACCCGGCCGCGCGAGCGGCGCTCGACACGTTCTTCGCCGCGCGGATCAGCAACGCGGCGGTGATGGTGGAGCGGGCGGTGGCCCGGGGCGAGGCGCCGGCCGAGACCGACCCGGCCGAGGTGATCCGCCAGGTGGGCTCGACCTGGTACGCGCGGATGTACATCACCGGCGAGCCGATCACGCTCGCCGACGCGGACCGCGCGGCCGCGGTGACGGCGCTGGCCACCAGGGCCGGGCTGTTGACGTGAAAGAGCCGGCACCCCCGGTCGGGGGCGCCGGCTCTCGCGACGCGGCGGGAAGCCTCAGGAAGCGGCGTTCTTCAGGTCCTGAGCGCGGTCCGTGCTCTCCCACTTCAGGTCCGGCAGCTCCCGGCCGAAGTGGCCGTACGCGGCGGTCTGCTGGTAGATCGGGCGGAGCAGGTCCAGGTCCCGGATGATCGCGGCCGGACGCAGGTCGAAGACCTCCTTGATGGCCTTCTCGATCCGCTCGACCGGCACGTTCTCGGTGCCGAAGGTCTCCACGAACAGGCTGACCGGGTGCGCCTTGCCGATCGCGTAGGCCACCTGGGTCTCGCAGCGCTCGGCCAGACCGGCGGCGACCACGTTCTTGGCGACCCAGCGCATCGCGTACGCCGCGGAACGGTCGACCTTCGACGGGTCCTTGCCGGAGAACGCGCCACCGCCGTGCCGGGCGTACCCGCCGTAGGTGTCAACGATGATCTTGCGGCCGGTCAGGCCGGCGTCGCCCATCGGGCCACCGATCTCGAAGCGGCCGGTCGGGTTGACCAGCAGCCGGTAGTCCTCGACGTCGAGGCCGAGACCCTCCAGCTCCGGCGCGATGACGTGCTCGCGCACGTCCGGGGTCAGCAGCGACTCCAGGGAGATGTCCGCGGCGTGCTGCGAGGAGACGACCACGGTGTTCAGCCGGACCGGGCGCAGGCCGTCGTACTCGATGGTGACCTGGGTCTTGCCGTCCGGGCGCAGGTACGGAATCGTGCCGTCCTTGCGCGCGGCGGAGAGCCGCCGGGCCAGCCGGTGCGCCAGCGCGATCGGCAGCGGCATCAGCTCGGGGGTCTCCGAGCAGGCGAAGCCGAACATCATGCCCTGGTCGCCGGCGCCCTGCTGGTCCAGGACGTGCTCGGAGTCACCCTCGCGCAGCTCGATCGCGCTGTCCACGCCCTGGGCGATGTCCGGCGACTGAGAGCCGATGGAGACGCTCACGCCGCACGACGCGCCGTCGAAGCCCTTCTTCGACGAGTCGTAACCGATCGCCAGGATGGTGTCGCGCACGATCTTGGGGATGTCGGCGTAGGCCTGGGTGGTGACCTCGCCCGCTACGTGCACCTGGCCGGTGGTGATCAGGGTCTCGACCGCGACACGGCTGCGCGGGTCCTGGGCGAGCAGGGCGTCGAGAATCCCGTCGCTGATCTGGTCAGCGATCTTGTCCGGGTGGCCTTCCGTGACCGACTCGGAAGTGAACAGGCGGCGTGCCACGGTGCTCCTCAGTTGTCGAATACAGGTAACGCGGAAGTCTAATCAGAGCGGCCGACCGTCACCGACCTGGGCATCGAGCCTGCCCACGACATGGTCCAAGATCCTATCGGATACATCGTCTTTGGATAATTCCTCGAGCGCCTCGCGGTAGCCTTCCGCGCCCAGCACAGTGACGGTGTTCCGATCCTGGCCGAAGACCCGATCCATCCCGACTTCATTCACCACGATGAGGTCTGCGCGTTTTTTCGCCATCTTCACTCGGGCGTGTTCCAGCGCGTCGTGCGTCTCCGCGGCGAACGCCACCAATATCTGCCCGGGCAGCTTGGCGGCGCCCAGCTCGGCGGCGATGTCCG
Above is a genomic segment from Actinoplanes ianthinogenes containing:
- the metK gene encoding methionine adenosyltransferase produces the protein MARRLFTSESVTEGHPDKIADQISDGILDALLAQDPRSRVAVETLITTGQVHVAGEVTTQAYADIPKIVRDTILAIGYDSSKKGFDGASCGVSVSIGSQSPDIAQGVDSAIELREGDSEHVLDQQGAGDQGMMFGFACSETPELMPLPIALAHRLARRLSAARKDGTIPYLRPDGKTQVTIEYDGLRPVRLNTVVVSSQHAADISLESLLTPDVREHVIAPELEGLGLDVEDYRLLVNPTGRFEIGGPMGDAGLTGRKIIVDTYGGYARHGGGAFSGKDPSKVDRSAAYAMRWVAKNVVAAGLAERCETQVAYAIGKAHPVSLFVETFGTENVPVERIEKAIKEVFDLRPAAIIRDLDLLRPIYQQTAAYGHFGRELPDLKWESTDRAQDLKNAAS
- a CDS encoding TetR/AcrR family transcriptional regulator, translating into MTASRPGGRTARTAEAVTAALTAELLEVGYAGTSIDRIARRAGVAKTTVYRRWGTVGQLVVDVFAGIAGQQVPVPDTGSLEGDLRELARSTITMLREPESRAVFDIVVGEAIHDPAARAALDTFFAARISNAAVMVERAVARGEAPAETDPAEVIRQVGSTWYARMYITGEPITLADADRAAAVTALATRAGLLT
- a CDS encoding permease, translating into MITGHFGLAAGVKSGARQVPLWALMLATVWLDVLFVPLVLAGVEGFEDAPGTDGGYGDGIIHADWTHSLAGALLIAGLTGWLCIRWWGRLGGLTIGAVVFSHWVLDLLVHRADMPVLPGDLGDLPRLGFGLWQHHVLTAAIEAALLLAGAMLYHRAARRTGGPIARVNLITALIVAGGAVTLGLDLAGL
- the def gene encoding peptide deformylase, encoding MTVQPIRLFGDPVLRTAADPVVDFDKELRKLVKDLTDTMLDEGGAGLAAPQLGVGLRVFTFDVDDVVGHIVNPVLSFPDEEEQDGPEGCLSIPGIYIDTKRRQNVVANGFSEHGEPVQLVGTGLMARCVQHETDHLDGVLFLDRLDSAGRKDAMKQIRAAEWYDAAKPPTVKESPHGRGIFGVGR
- a CDS encoding primosomal protein N' → MGTKSVRGEREPAERLPVARVCVDLPLPHLDRPFDYLVSSADDEAAQPGVRVKVRFAGQLVSGFLLGRAEASDHQGRLAFLEKVVSPERVLDPEVVRAARAVADRYAGSLADVLRLAVPPRHARVETQAAKDRPGAADDAGGGGPADDAGGGGPADDAGGGGPADDAGGSESVLPESEPAFRPPAPGGWDSYAAGPAYLRALEDGRPARAVWSALPGEDWPVRIAEAAAATVRAGRGVVIVVADARDLDRVDRALTEVLGPGRHVALNAALGPAERYRRFLAASRHQVPVVAGTRAAMWAPVAALGLVVIWDDGDDLHAEPRSPYPHARDVLLTRARLADCAALVGGFARTGEGQLLLETGWAREIVADRGVLRRRQPVISPTGDDPQLARDPGAVTARLPSVAWQAARSALQAGAPVLVQVPRRGYLPAVACVECRNPARCPKCSGPLALHSARDVPVCLWCGRNFPAYQCPVCGERRLRASIIGARRTAEELGRAFPGVPVRTSGRDEILDTVPGEPAMVVATPGAEPVAAGGYGTVLLLDTWALLSRADLRAAEETMRRWLNASALARPGPQGGKVVVVTDGSLAPVQALLRWDPGWFAARELAERRELGFPPAARMASVTGPAPAVAELLTIAELPDGTEQLGPVPAGDEQERMLLRVSRSRAADLAHALHVAAGVRSARKAAVPVRIQVDPADLF